The DNA window CACGGGAGCGCGGACGGCGCGCCGGGCCTCGACGAGACGCGACCTGAGGCCATCCAGCCCACACGCCGCGGAGAAGCTGTGGCCGGTCATGGCCATGGTCGGGTCGCACGGAGTCTAACCGACCGCAGCGCCTCTCGACAGAGCCAGCTCGAGGCGATTATTGTCTTCTCTCCAGGCCGCGTCCCCCGCCTGATCGCGTGGGCGGGCAAGGCGCGTCATGCGAAGTCCGTCGACCAGGCGATGAGAGTTCGATCTTTCGGCCGCACGGATGTAGGGCGCCACCGGCGCTCGAACGAGGATGCCTTCTTCTGCGACGATGGGCTGCGTCTCTACATCGTCGCCGATGGCATGGGTGGCCACGCCGCAGGCGAGGTCGCGAGCGCCGAGGCGGTGGAGACGGTCTACGGCATGGTCAAGCGGGGCCTGCCGTCGCTGGGGGATCCGGACGAGCCGCTGACGCCCGAGAAGGCCCGGGCGGTGTGTCGGCTCATCGAGGGCGCCATCCAGGCCGCGACCTACATGGTCTTCGCCATCGCGCAGCTCGAGCGAGACAAGAACGGGATGGGGACGACGCTGAGCGTGGCCCTCGCGATGGGCGACGCCATGGTCACCGGGCAGGTGGGCGACAGCCGCATCTACCAGGTCCGAAACGGCCACGCCGTGCAGATGACCGAGGATCACACGCTGATCGCCTGGCAGATCAAGAACGGCCTCATCTCCCCGGAAGAGGCGCGCATGTCCCCGCACCGCAACGTGATCACCCGGGCGGTGGGGAACCGTGACTACGTGGAGGTCGACACCTCCATCGTCACGACCGAGGCAGGAGATCGCTACCTGCTCTGCTCGGACGGGCTTCACGGCTACCTGCACTCGGAGGAGGAGGTCGCGACCATCGCGGAAGACGGCGGAGAGAAGGCCGTGGACAGGTTCATCGAGGTCGCGAACCAGCGAGGCGGGCGTGACAACATCACGGCGGTGCTCGTCGAGGTGTTGTGAGAAGAACGCAGGCGAGCGGATGGGGCACGGGCCTCGGGAAGTGAGCATGACACGATGGAACTCGATCGAGCGGTCCTCCAGAGAATCCTTGCGTGGGGAGAGGGCCTCGAGAAGTTCAAGCCCTCGCACGGTCGCAATGCGC is part of the Chondromyces crocatus genome and encodes:
- a CDS encoding PP2C family protein-serine/threonine phosphatase, producing MRVRSFGRTDVGRHRRSNEDAFFCDDGLRLYIVADGMGGHAAGEVASAEAVETVYGMVKRGLPSLGDPDEPLTPEKARAVCRLIEGAIQAATYMVFAIAQLERDKNGMGTTLSVALAMGDAMVTGQVGDSRIYQVRNGHAVQMTEDHTLIAWQIKNGLISPEEARMSPHRNVITRAVGNRDYVEVDTSIVTTEAGDRYLLCSDGLHGYLHSEEEVATIAEDGGEKAVDRFIEVANQRGGRDNITAVLVEVL